A portion of the Paenibacillus hamazuiensis genome contains these proteins:
- a CDS encoding helix-turn-helix domain-containing protein encodes MDIGTTIRTIRQKRGITIGQLCEGTGLSQGFLSLVENNKTSPSLATLESIAGYLGVPMAYLLLKHEERMNVVRRNERTFSMFRDKHKIEHLGEIGGMRMYISEIPPGNPLDRTVNEHEGIEIHYVLKGKLLVGQGEDECTVEEGDTFSWYAFVPHWVQNIGDEPAAILIVSYSDNHRGKN; translated from the coding sequence ATGGATATTGGAACGACGATTCGGACGATTAGACAAAAACGGGGCATCACGATAGGGCAATTGTGCGAAGGAACCGGGCTGTCTCAAGGCTTTTTGAGCCTCGTGGAAAATAACAAGACGTCCCCGTCCCTCGCGACGCTGGAATCGATTGCAGGTTATCTCGGCGTACCGATGGCTTATTTGCTGCTCAAGCATGAGGAGAGAATGAACGTGGTGCGCCGAAATGAGCGGACGTTCAGCATGTTTCGTGATAAGCATAAAATCGAGCATCTCGGCGAAATCGGCGGCATGCGGATGTACATCAGTGAAATTCCGCCGGGCAACCCGTTGGATAGAACGGTGAACGAACATGAGGGCATCGAAATACACTACGTGTTAAAAGGAAAGCTGCTCGTCGGCCAAGGGGAAGACGAGTGTACGGTCGAGGAAGGAGATACGTTTTCGTGGTACGCCTTCGTGCCGCATTGGGTGCAAAACATTGGAGACGAACCCGCGGCGATCCTGATCGTCAGCTACAGCGACAATCATCGAGGGAAAAATTGA
- a CDS encoding EAL domain-containing protein: MPSVKTSCSFSHAYQPIVHMGDRKILGFEALIRSGIGNPEQLFEKARREDGLFDLDTKSVLQAVGRCNQLMPGNHKKQLFVNIYPSTLLHEQFHSFLEELVLQKSRTDLDIVFEINEAIEEFGNWNELLDRGILKLLHKKAILIAFDDVGEGAISLKQLVDFEPDYIKLSKYFTNGIEHSSNKQRIIRALVDFCGGGSSKLIVEGIENEAQFHILEQMGVVYGQGYLFSKPLPLEELIIINPNL; encoded by the coding sequence ATGCCTTCAGTAAAAACAAGTTGTTCTTTTTCTCATGCCTATCAGCCTATCGTCCATATGGGAGACCGGAAAATACTGGGATTCGAGGCTCTGATCAGAAGCGGTATAGGCAATCCGGAGCAGTTGTTTGAGAAAGCGCGACGGGAAGACGGTCTATTCGATTTGGACACGAAATCCGTTCTGCAGGCCGTCGGCCGGTGCAATCAATTGATGCCGGGAAACCATAAAAAACAGCTGTTTGTTAATATATATCCGTCGACGCTGCTTCATGAACAATTTCATTCGTTTTTGGAAGAGTTGGTCCTTCAAAAATCCAGAACCGATCTGGATATTGTATTTGAAATTAACGAAGCGATCGAGGAGTTCGGCAATTGGAACGAGCTGCTGGACCGGGGCATTTTGAAGCTTTTACATAAAAAAGCGATCTTGATAGCTTTCGACGATGTCGGGGAAGGAGCGATTTCCTTGAAGCAGCTCGTCGACTTTGAACCTGATTATATCAAGCTGTCCAAATATTTCACAAACGGCATAGAGCACTCATCAAACAAGCAGCGTATTATTCGGGCGCTGGTCGACTTTTGCGGCGGCGGCTCCTCCAAATTGATTGTCGAAGGGATCGAAAACGAAGCGCAATTTCACATATTGGAACAAATGGGCGTAGTATACGGGCAGGGCTATTTATTTTCCAAGCCGCTGCCGTTGGAAGAACTCATAATTATTAATCCTAACTTGTAA
- the queC gene encoding 7-cyano-7-deazaguanine synthase QueC produces MTAKKAVVILSGGLDSTTCMGMAKAEGFDLYPITFDYGQRHRGEIENAKQVAEYYGVSHRHKMITLGFLRDFGGSALTDDRIEVPDTTGGEPAEGEIPVTYVPGRNLLFLSIATSYAEVTGSEAIYIGVNALDYSGYPDCRPEFIRKVEETIALATKVGVEGGPIRIATPLINMTKADIIREGSRLGVPYHLTTSCYNGREQACGVCDSCRLRLKGFAEAGLTDPIPYA; encoded by the coding sequence ATGACAGCAAAAAAAGCCGTCGTTATTTTGAGCGGCGGACTGGACAGCACAACGTGCATGGGAATGGCGAAGGCGGAAGGCTTCGACTTATACCCGATTACGTTCGATTATGGACAGAGGCATCGCGGAGAGATCGAAAACGCAAAGCAAGTCGCGGAATATTACGGCGTTTCGCATCGCCATAAAATGATAACGCTCGGCTTTCTGCGAGATTTTGGCGGCAGCGCGCTGACCGACGACCGCATCGAGGTGCCGGACACGACGGGCGGGGAGCCCGCCGAAGGGGAAATTCCGGTCACTTATGTGCCGGGGCGCAACCTGCTCTTTTTGTCGATCGCCACGTCTTACGCGGAAGTGACCGGCTCCGAGGCGATTTATATCGGCGTCAACGCGCTCGACTACAGCGGTTACCCGGACTGCCGTCCGGAATTTATCCGCAAAGTGGAGGAGACAATCGCTCTGGCGACCAAGGTCGGCGTCGAAGGCGGACCTATTCGCATCGCCACGCCGCTCATCAACATGACCAAGGCGGATATTATCCGCGAAGGGAGCCGGCTCGGCGTGCCGTATCACTTGACGACCTCGTGTTACAACGGCAGGGAGCAAGCGTGTGGCGTTTGCGACAGCTGTCGTCTGCGGCTCAAAGGTTTTGCCGAAGCGGGGCTGACCGATCCGATCCCCTACGCGTGA
- a CDS encoding glycosyltransferase family 4 protein: MNILQALFFPPEQPGGVSSMVPYILDRFNKRGWSMELFSLPKRVRQKGTEEVAFSTFDWQRYAGNPVVDKYIQTYKDYVWWTKLRLHKTYDLIHAHHPIAALVMKQLFPDTPVIMTIHSSYERELILNGKIKENGPEHAFLTSIYRELEDRLDQLITVSNSFKHYLSDYIQEPERVGVIPNGFDEKRFRPVPHENKIPQLITVCRLVPAKGLDILLQACAELKQRGHSFVLHLIGDGPIRQELEDMAMDLNIYEEIIFYGYMLHPEDFMPFFDVFVLPSRAEAFGSVFAEAALCGLTVIGTQVGGIPEQIEHGKNGLLVPVDDVQALAGALEKVIIDPQYRYNLARVAWDKAKNTYSLSRVIQQLRAVYRSYRKE, from the coding sequence ATGAACATACTGCAAGCATTATTTTTTCCGCCGGAGCAACCGGGGGGCGTTTCCTCCATGGTTCCCTATATTTTAGACAGGTTCAACAAAAGAGGCTGGAGTATGGAGCTTTTTTCCTTGCCCAAACGCGTAAGGCAAAAAGGAACCGAAGAAGTCGCATTTTCCACATTCGACTGGCAGCGTTATGCTGGGAACCCCGTCGTCGACAAATACATTCAAACGTACAAGGATTACGTTTGGTGGACGAAGCTGCGGCTCCATAAAACGTACGATCTCATTCATGCGCATCATCCGATCGCCGCACTGGTGATGAAGCAGCTTTTTCCGGATACGCCGGTCATCATGACGATTCACTCCAGTTATGAGCGCGAGCTCATATTGAACGGAAAGATCAAGGAAAACGGTCCGGAGCACGCGTTTTTAACGTCGATTTACCGCGAGCTGGAAGACCGGCTCGATCAACTGATCACCGTTTCCAATTCATTCAAGCATTATTTATCCGATTATATCCAGGAACCGGAGCGGGTCGGCGTCATTCCGAACGGCTTCGACGAGAAAAGATTTCGTCCCGTTCCGCACGAAAATAAAATTCCGCAGCTGATTACCGTATGCCGCCTCGTCCCGGCGAAAGGGCTCGACATATTGCTTCAGGCGTGCGCGGAGCTGAAGCAGCGCGGGCATTCGTTCGTGCTCCATCTGATCGGAGACGGTCCGATTCGCCAGGAGCTGGAAGATATGGCGATGGATCTGAACATCTACGAGGAAATCATTTTTTACGGTTATATGCTCCATCCGGAAGATTTCATGCCGTTCTTCGACGTGTTTGTGCTGCCTTCCCGGGCCGAGGCGTTCGGCTCCGTATTCGCAGAAGCCGCGCTGTGCGGATTAACCGTGATCGGGACGCAGGTAGGGGGGATTCCGGAGCAAATCGAACACGGCAAAAACGGGCTGCTCGTGCCTGTCGACGACGTTCAGGCGCTGGCCGGCGCTCTGGAAAAAGTGATCATCGACCCGCAGTACCGCTACAACTTGGCCCGGGTTGCCTGGGATAAAGCGAAAAACACGTATTCGCTCTCGCGCGTCATCCAGCAGCTGAGAGCGGTATACCGTTCTTATCGGAAGGAATGA
- a CDS encoding alpha/beta-type small acid-soluble spore protein codes for MGRGQSRSSNQLVVQQASSALEQLKFEVAQELGIQVPQDGYYGFMATRDTGAIGGHITRRLVQIAEQQLAQRF; via the coding sequence ATGGGAAGAGGTCAAAGTCGTTCCAGCAATCAACTGGTGGTTCAGCAAGCATCGTCTGCATTGGAGCAATTGAAGTTTGAAGTAGCACAGGAACTCGGCATCCAGGTTCCTCAGGACGGTTACTACGGCTTCATGGCTACTCGTGACACAGGTGCAATCGGTGGCCACATCACTCGCCGTCTGGTACAAATCGCCGAACAGCAATTGGCTCAACGGTTCTAA
- a CDS encoding sensor domain-containing diguanylate cyclase, with translation MTFTELLFGPQGSVLSYTIILTILVLMLVISLRLLLSRRKKAYLSMMLSVIALIVQYVLMLRSPGAADLGLEDYSLLLLKICSFLLLNLGVFQLYNATRLRHHLLFYSFLLITVAVSSTYFLTEGLVEATGFQLVLLQRLWMELYLYVLIFLSFTMITPKIGQAGKYQAGLTIYFCGHTAHMVNTYMFLGKQPFYTALENMLPIAFYIILFLLLFDRVIELMQAIYTSSITDGLTRLYNRKYFDNRVNQCVLRQEPVSVIFSDIDNFKKLNDTKGHDMGDKVLKHVAEIMKEEAEEYGICGRYGGEEMLVLITDGDVDPGELAERIRSRVEAETIATVSVGYSSYKKGMTAHDLVKQADEAMYSAKQTGKNKVVKFGKSMPKAAL, from the coding sequence ATGACATTTACCGAGCTGCTGTTTGGTCCTCAAGGCTCTGTGCTATCGTATACGATCATCCTGACGATCCTCGTGCTGATGCTCGTCATCTCGCTGCGCCTGCTGCTCAGCCGCAGAAAAAAAGCTTATTTATCCATGATGCTTTCCGTCATTGCCCTGATTGTCCAGTATGTTTTAATGCTTCGTTCCCCCGGTGCGGCTGACCTCGGACTGGAAGATTACAGTCTGCTGCTTCTGAAGATCTGTTCGTTTTTGCTGCTGAACTTGGGCGTTTTTCAGCTGTATAACGCGACAAGGCTGCGTCACCATCTGCTGTTTTATTCGTTTTTGCTCATTACGGTTGCGGTTTCGTCCACCTATTTTCTCACCGAAGGCCTCGTAGAGGCGACCGGCTTTCAGCTTGTGCTGCTGCAGCGTTTATGGATGGAACTGTATTTGTATGTGCTTATCTTTTTAAGCTTCACGATGATTACGCCGAAAATCGGACAAGCCGGCAAATACCAGGCCGGTCTGACGATATATTTTTGCGGCCATACGGCGCATATGGTCAATACATATATGTTTCTGGGCAAGCAGCCCTTTTACACGGCGCTGGAAAACATGCTGCCCATCGCGTTTTATATCATTCTGTTTTTGCTGCTGTTCGATCGGGTGATCGAACTGATGCAGGCGATTTATACGTCGTCCATTACGGACGGGCTGACGCGACTTTATAACCGCAAATACTTCGATAACCGGGTGAATCAATGCGTGCTCAGGCAGGAGCCGGTATCGGTCATTTTCAGCGATATCGACAATTTCAAAAAGCTGAACGATACGAAAGGCCATGATATGGGCGACAAGGTGCTGAAGCACGTGGCCGAAATTATGAAAGAGGAAGCGGAAGAATACGGCATTTGCGGCCGGTACGGCGGCGAAGAGATGCTTGTGCTGATTACGGACGGCGACGTCGATCCCGGCGAGCTCGCCGAACGCATCCGCAGCCGGGTTGAGGCGGAAACGATTGCAACGGTCAGCGTCGGCTACAGCAGCTACAAGAAGGGCATGACCGCTCACGATTTGGTCAAGCAGGCCGACGAGGCCATGTACAGCGCGAAACAGACCGGCAAAAACAAAGTCGTCAAATTCGGCAAATCGATGCCGAAGGCGGCGCTTTAG
- a CDS encoding helix-turn-helix domain-containing protein: protein MDFYGKLRDMRKLKGYTIRELSDRSGVSAAYISQLENGNRGVPSPEVLQKLSEGLNTPYDELMRLAGYLDRDREADGNDGVAKTPVNLRRFLRENDLVFDGIELTEQDKEWIERILTALFWKDKQRHLQTEKPDAYS, encoded by the coding sequence ATGGATTTTTACGGAAAATTGCGAGATATGCGCAAGCTGAAAGGATATACGATCCGCGAGCTTTCGGACAGGTCGGGTGTGTCGGCGGCCTATATTTCCCAGCTTGAAAACGGCAACCGCGGCGTCCCTTCTCCCGAAGTGCTCCAGAAGCTGTCGGAGGGGCTGAACACTCCGTATGACGAATTGATGCGGCTGGCAGGTTATCTGGACAGGGACCGCGAGGCGGACGGTAACGACGGGGTTGCAAAAACACCGGTCAATTTACGAAGATTTTTGCGGGAGAACGATCTCGTGTTTGACGGGATCGAGTTGACCGAGCAGGATAAAGAATGGATCGAGCGGATATTGACGGCCTTGTTCTGGAAAGACAAGCAGCGGCATCTGCAAACGGAAAAGCCCGACGCCTACTCCTGA
- a CDS encoding stalk domain-containing protein, translating to MRKAPAIFSLLISCSIAVTTFPVSAQAADPPIAVKIDGQLQSYEQPPLILQGSTLVPMRPIFEALGANVIWDDKAKAAIATKYGQKMVIPIGSKTALVNGQTQTLEQEATIVDNFTMVPARFISESLGAQVQWDASTRTVSIVTPASVQPQSVPSIEEMLAPSFTELPKLSPPSIPPKPQKAESVPHVFKMKREWKTFNTKYFQIYYYGNENDIFTLSQHFDPLYEQLSERFGNKLTFLVPVYFLSPADYVGAIEPDWSSASWSPKEQEMFIRTPDKKESLEDLIITFKHELTHALTVSSLESRRSQIPTWFAEGAATYYEQEAPYYEIYRHQIIYDAYKKRTLLPWKQFETSNKNWKKEDLSKIYAQAQSIYGYLVETYGEAKINGLFFSVRPFAEELTRITGKSKARLENDWNIWLAGKMSQDAVYPGILYYGEGTRYVGEIRHGTSNGNGKLFRSYKLEYAGEFKESQFDGTGIYNYSTGGKYEGQFVMGKMTGKGRMYDKDGRLFYEGELKDGHYSGIGIAYFKDGTRYEGEFENDKPSGAGKLYDSSGKIIREYSR from the coding sequence ATGCGCAAAGCACCGGCTATTTTCAGCTTATTGATTTCATGTTCCATTGCGGTCACGACGTTCCCCGTTTCGGCGCAGGCCGCGGATCCTCCGATCGCCGTGAAGATTGACGGGCAGCTGCAGAGCTACGAACAGCCTCCCCTTATTTTGCAAGGCTCAACGCTCGTACCGATGCGCCCCATCTTCGAAGCGCTCGGAGCGAACGTCATTTGGGACGATAAGGCAAAGGCGGCCATCGCAACCAAATACGGCCAAAAGATGGTCATACCGATCGGCAGCAAGACGGCGCTCGTGAACGGGCAAACGCAAACGCTCGAGCAGGAGGCTACGATCGTAGACAATTTCACGATGGTGCCGGCAAGATTCATCAGCGAATCGCTTGGCGCCCAGGTGCAGTGGGACGCTTCCACCCGCACCGTTTCGATCGTCACACCGGCCAGCGTGCAGCCGCAATCGGTTCCTTCGATCGAAGAGATGCTGGCGCCTTCATTTACGGAGCTGCCCAAGCTATCGCCCCCAAGCATTCCGCCGAAACCGCAAAAGGCCGAGTCGGTACCTCACGTCTTCAAGATGAAACGCGAGTGGAAAACGTTCAACACGAAATATTTCCAAATCTATTACTACGGAAACGAAAACGATATCTTTACGTTGTCCCAGCATTTCGACCCGCTGTATGAGCAGCTTTCCGAACGGTTCGGCAACAAATTGACGTTTCTCGTCCCTGTATATTTTTTGAGTCCGGCCGATTATGTAGGTGCGATCGAGCCGGACTGGTCCTCTGCTTCGTGGAGCCCGAAGGAGCAAGAGATGTTCATCCGTACCCCGGACAAGAAGGAATCGCTGGAAGATCTGATCATTACGTTCAAGCATGAGCTCACCCACGCTTTGACGGTATCCAGCCTCGAATCGAGGCGCAGCCAAATACCGACCTGGTTTGCCGAAGGTGCGGCTACATATTATGAGCAGGAAGCTCCGTATTACGAAATTTATCGCCATCAAATTATTTATGACGCTTATAAAAAACGGACCCTGCTGCCGTGGAAACAGTTCGAAACCAGCAACAAAAACTGGAAAAAGGAAGATTTAAGCAAAATTTACGCCCAAGCCCAGTCTATCTACGGATACCTCGTGGAAACGTATGGGGAAGCAAAAATAAACGGCTTGTTTTTCTCCGTCCGCCCGTTTGCGGAAGAGCTCACGCGCATTACAGGCAAATCGAAAGCCCGTCTTGAGAACGATTGGAACATTTGGCTGGCCGGCAAAATGTCTCAGGATGCGGTATATCCCGGCATTCTGTATTACGGCGAAGGCACGCGTTATGTCGGAGAGATCAGACACGGCACGTCAAACGGCAATGGCAAGCTGTTCCGCAGCTATAAGCTCGAGTACGCCGGCGAATTCAAGGAAAGCCAATTCGACGGAACCGGCATTTACAACTATTCAACCGGCGGCAAATACGAGGGGCAGTTCGTCATGGGCAAGATGACGGGGAAAGGCCGAATGTACGATAAGGACGGCAGGCTGTTTTATGAAGGAGAGCTGAAGGACGGCCATTACTCCGGGATCGGAATCGCTTATTTCAAAGACGGAACCCGGTACGAAGGCGAATTCGAGAACGACAAGCCGTCAGGAGCGGGCAAGCTGTACGACAGCAGCGGCAAGATCATCCGCGAATATTCCCGATAA
- a CDS encoding DODA-type extradiol aromatic ring-opening family dioxygenase, with protein sequence MAKSFFIAHGSPMLAIQDNEYTRELKRLGDRLGSPEAVIVFSAHWIARPVTVTSTHDVYETIYDFGGFPDEMYTLKYNARGSVDLAREMIELFRSAGLDAAANTSRGLDHGAWVILRHMFPKADIPVINVSVNPTLPPDQQYKIGAALSSLKDRNIVIIGSGATVHNFRMMNLRDPERVDEWAKEFDDWLIGRMEVWNTAELFDYARLAPYAKEATPDYEHFLPLFIAMGSGDRKKQATLLHQSYQYGSLSHIIVEYA encoded by the coding sequence ATGGCAAAATCGTTTTTTATAGCTCACGGCAGCCCCATGCTCGCCATACAAGACAACGAGTACACGCGCGAATTGAAGCGGCTTGGAGATCGGCTCGGCTCGCCCGAAGCGGTGATCGTTTTTTCCGCGCATTGGATCGCAAGACCGGTGACGGTCACTTCCACGCACGATGTGTATGAAACGATCTATGATTTCGGCGGTTTTCCGGACGAGATGTATACGCTCAAATATAACGCGCGCGGCTCGGTCGATCTTGCCAGAGAAATGATCGAGCTTTTCCGGTCGGCCGGTTTGGACGCCGCCGCGAATACGTCCCGGGGACTCGACCACGGCGCATGGGTCATTTTGCGCCATATGTTCCCGAAAGCCGATATTCCGGTGATCAATGTTTCGGTAAATCCGACCTTGCCTCCGGATCAGCAATATAAAATCGGCGCGGCGCTTTCCTCCTTGAAGGACCGCAATATCGTGATCATCGGCAGCGGGGCGACCGTTCATAATTTCCGCATGATGAATTTGCGGGATCCTGAGCGGGTGGACGAGTGGGCCAAGGAGTTTGACGATTGGTTGATCGGGCGGATGGAGGTGTGGAACACGGCGGAGCTGTTCGATTATGCTCGTCTTGCTCCATACGCCAAAGAAGCGACGCCGGATTACGAGCACTTTCTGCCTTTGTTCATTGCCATGGGGAGCGGAGACCGCAAGAAGCAAGCGACGCTGCTTCATCAAAGCTACCAATACGGCTCGCTGAGCCATATCATCGTCGAATACGCATAA
- a CDS encoding GGDEF domain-containing protein — protein sequence MSNQVCSISSGKSVRYAADLMNELGIGSLVVVDEGEVIGIITSKDIRSAHPNRIVADAMTPDPIAVSKSEFIGNALHTMEQHKVERLIVKEGNKVEGLITRETLKSTIGNYIDPLTNLYRSKYIEYIHEYLVGQGIPFYLLFIDLNDFGTVNKKYGHATGDDLLIHFSGLLKEVAEDQDYVCRYGGDEFVIITQRSHQEIQGMIERLSAPKTFHSFTISAAVGVIYGYDGSGQPYSYRDCISTASLNSTETKRNRLPSAQ from the coding sequence ATGTCGAATCAAGTATGCAGCATCTCTTCCGGAAAAAGCGTAAGATATGCGGCAGATCTTATGAACGAGCTGGGAATCGGCTCGCTTGTCGTCGTCGACGAAGGAGAAGTCATAGGGATCATTACATCGAAGGACATTCGTTCGGCCCACCCGAATCGAATCGTTGCCGATGCGATGACACCTGATCCGATCGCCGTTTCCAAATCGGAGTTCATCGGCAATGCACTGCATACGATGGAGCAGCATAAAGTGGAACGGCTCATCGTAAAAGAAGGCAATAAAGTGGAAGGCCTTATCACCAGAGAGACATTAAAAAGCACGATCGGCAATTATATCGATCCTTTGACTAATCTGTACCGTTCCAAATACATAGAGTACATCCATGAATATCTGGTCGGTCAAGGAATCCCGTTTTATCTGCTGTTCATCGATTTGAACGATTTTGGCACTGTGAACAAGAAGTACGGTCATGCGACCGGCGACGATCTGCTGATCCATTTCTCCGGCCTGCTCAAGGAGGTTGCAGAGGATCAAGACTACGTGTGCCGTTACGGCGGCGACGAGTTCGTCATTATTACACAAAGAAGCCACCAGGAGATTCAGGGCATGATCGAACGGTTATCGGCGCCGAAAACTTTCCATTCGTTTACGATTTCGGCGGCTGTCGGCGTGATCTACGGTTATGACGGCAGCGGGCAGCCGTACTCTTACCGGGACTGCATCAGCACCGCGAGCTTGAACTCGACTGAAACGAAGAGAAACCGGTTGCCGTCGGCACAGTAA
- a CDS encoding helix-turn-helix transcriptional regulator yields the protein MRIKAKTQEFVKARVWKGLSQRDLARLSGLSHSYISLLERSVKSVGPSTAKKLSDILEKQVDELFRLE from the coding sequence GTGAGGATTAAAGCGAAAACGCAGGAATTCGTGAAAGCGAGAGTTTGGAAAGGGTTGTCCCAGCGCGATTTGGCCAGGCTTTCGGGCTTAAGCCACTCGTACATCAGCCTGCTTGAACGTTCCGTCAAATCCGTAGGCCCGTCCACCGCCAAAAAGCTGAGCGATATTTTGGAAAAACAGGTCGACGAGCTGTTCCGGCTTGAATAG